One window from the genome of Esox lucius isolate fEsoLuc1 chromosome 23, fEsoLuc1.pri, whole genome shotgun sequence encodes:
- the dus4l gene encoding tRNA-dihydrouridine(20a/20b) synthase [NAD(P)+]-like isoform X1, with protein sequence MSPLNMTTNNNVMDMFEKGNILKICAPMVRYSKLAFRSLVRKYDCDICFTPMIVAPDFLRSVKARDSEFTTNKADRPLIVQFAASDAQTLADAACVVAPFSDGVDLNCGCPQRWAMSEGYGACLINKPELVKDMVRHVRNQVDNPNYTTSIKIRIHKELRRTVDMCQKAEAAGVSWITVHGRTAEERHQPVHFDAIKTIKDSLSVPVIANGDIKSLQDVETTHQLTGVDGVMAARGLLANPAMFAGYNETPLECVWDWVDLATDQGTPFTCFHQHLIYMLERVCSQPERKVFNSLHSTAAVIDYLHSTYGLPDTLTTISLEMSLQWTTVACFLYAEIFILLLLCLPFISATRWQRIFQLNIWNRMAKFGNKVFIAMIIILIVFFFDAMREVKKYSGGQPNKNANLHPSTFDHLHMKLFRAQRNLYISGFSLFLWLLMRRVITLINQLATQSGNTAALQTQADNANLAAKKYMEDNELLKQTLMDRKGDKATAEGNELLRKEVEKCKEEQKASKEALKTSQSQLEAMKKQYDELTREYDRLLKEHQTLQESGDKKED encoded by the exons ATGTCCCCACTCAATATGACGACCAACAACAACGTCATGGACATGTTTGAGAAAGGaaatattctgaaaatatgtgCACCTATGGTGCGATATTCAAA ATTGGCGTTCAGGTCACTGGTAAGAAAATATGACTGTGACATCTGCTTCACTCCAATGATAGTTGCGCCTGACTTTTTGCGTTCTGTCAAAGCGAGAGACAGTGAATTTACaacaaataaag CTGATCGTCCTCTGATAGTGCAGTTTGCTGCAAGCGATGCCCAGACACTGGCGGATGCTGCCTGTGTTGTTGCACCCTTCTCTGATGGAGTGGACCTCAACTGTGGCTGTCCCCAACGGTGGGCCATGTCAGAAGGGTACGGGGCATGCCTGATCAACAAACCCGAGCTGGTAAAAGACATGGTTCGACATGTAAGGAACCAAGTGGACAATCCTAACTACACCACCTCTATCAAAATACG AATTCACAAGGAACTGCGACGCACGGTGGACATGTGTCAGAAGGCAGAGGCGGCGGGTGTGTCCTGGATTACCGTCCACGGCAGGACTGCAGAGGAGCGCCACCAGCCGGTCCACTTCGACGCCATCAAAACCATCAAGGATAGCCTGTCAGTCCCTGTAATCGCCAACGGAGACATTAAGAGCCTCCAAGATGTGGAGACCACTCACCAGCTCACTGGAGTTGACG GTGTAATGGCAGCCCGGGGGCTGCTGGCCAACCCTGCAATGTTCGCTGGCTACAATGAGACCCCTCTTGAGTGTGTCTGGGACTGGGTTGATCTCGCCACAGACCAGGGAACCCCCTTCACCTGCTTCCACCAGCACCTTATTTACATGCTGGAGAGGGTTTGCTCCCAGCCTGAGAGGAAGGTGTTCAACTCCCTGCACAGCACCGCCGCTGTCATTGACTACCTCCACAGCACGTATGGATTACCGGACACACTGACT ACCATATCACTCGAGATGTCGTTGCAATGGACTACGGTAGCTTGCTTCCTCTATGCAGAGATAttcattctcctcctcctctgcctaCCCTTCATCTCAGCCACAAG ATGGCAGCGTATTTTCCAGCTGAATATCTGGAACAGGATGGCAAAGTTTGGGAACAAAGTCTTCATCGCCATGATAATAATTCTTATAGTCTTCTTCTTTG ATGCTATGCGTGAGGTAAAGAAGTATTCAGGGGGACAGCCGAATAAAAATGCCAACCTGCATCCCAGCACGTTCGACCACCTCCACATGAAGCTCTTCCGAGCCCAGAGGAACCTCTACATCTCAggattctctctcttcctctggcT GCTGATGAGGCGGGTGATCACTCTGATCAACCAGCTGGCAACACAATCAGGCAACACAGCTGCTTTGCAGACCCAGGCAGACAATGCCAACCTGGCTGCCAAGAAATACATGGAGGACAATGAGCTACTGAAACAG ACACTGATGGATAGGAAGGGAGACAAGGCAACAGCCGAGGGAAACGAGTTGCTGAGGAAAGAGGTGGAGAAATGCAAAGAAGAACAGAAGGCTTCCAAAGAAG CCTTGAAAACGTCCCAATCCCAGTTGGAAGCTATGAAGAAACAGTATGATGAATTGACCAGAGAATACGACCGACTGCTCAAAGAACACCAG actcTTCAAGAGAGTGGAGACAAAAAGGAGGATTGA
- the dus4l gene encoding tRNA-dihydrouridine(20a/20b) synthase [NAD(P)+]-like isoform X2, whose product MSPLNMTTNNNVMDMFEKGNILKICAPMVRYSKLAFRSLVRKYDCDICFTPMIVAPDFLRSVKARDSEFTTNKADRPLIVQFAASDAQTLADAACVVAPFSDGVDLNCGCPQRWAMSEGYGACLINKPELVKDMVRHVRNQVDNPNYTTSIKIRIHKELRRTVDMCQKAEAAGVSWITVHGRTAEERHQPVHFDAIKTIKDSLSVPVIANGDIKSLQDVETTHQLTGVDGVMAARGLLANPAMFAGYNETPLECVWDWVDLATDQGTPFTCFHQHLIYMLERVCSQPERKVFNSLHSTAAVIDYLHSTYGLPDTLTPGN is encoded by the exons ATGTCCCCACTCAATATGACGACCAACAACAACGTCATGGACATGTTTGAGAAAGGaaatattctgaaaatatgtgCACCTATGGTGCGATATTCAAA ATTGGCGTTCAGGTCACTGGTAAGAAAATATGACTGTGACATCTGCTTCACTCCAATGATAGTTGCGCCTGACTTTTTGCGTTCTGTCAAAGCGAGAGACAGTGAATTTACaacaaataaag CTGATCGTCCTCTGATAGTGCAGTTTGCTGCAAGCGATGCCCAGACACTGGCGGATGCTGCCTGTGTTGTTGCACCCTTCTCTGATGGAGTGGACCTCAACTGTGGCTGTCCCCAACGGTGGGCCATGTCAGAAGGGTACGGGGCATGCCTGATCAACAAACCCGAGCTGGTAAAAGACATGGTTCGACATGTAAGGAACCAAGTGGACAATCCTAACTACACCACCTCTATCAAAATACG AATTCACAAGGAACTGCGACGCACGGTGGACATGTGTCAGAAGGCAGAGGCGGCGGGTGTGTCCTGGATTACCGTCCACGGCAGGACTGCAGAGGAGCGCCACCAGCCGGTCCACTTCGACGCCATCAAAACCATCAAGGATAGCCTGTCAGTCCCTGTAATCGCCAACGGAGACATTAAGAGCCTCCAAGATGTGGAGACCACTCACCAGCTCACTGGAGTTGACG GTGTAATGGCAGCCCGGGGGCTGCTGGCCAACCCTGCAATGTTCGCTGGCTACAATGAGACCCCTCTTGAGTGTGTCTGGGACTGGGTTGATCTCGCCACAGACCAGGGAACCCCCTTCACCTGCTTCCACCAGCACCTTATTTACATGCTGGAGAGGGTTTGCTCCCAGCCTGAGAGGAAGGTGTTCAACTCCCTGCACAGCACCGCCGCTGTCATTGACTACCTCCACAGCACGTATGGATTACCGGACACACTGACT CCAGGAAACTAG